In Mycetocola zhujimingii, one DNA window encodes the following:
- a CDS encoding winged helix-turn-helix transcriptional regulator, producing the protein MKRTKGKSHCPINFGLEAFGDPWSLLVIRDIVYFGKRTFTEFSDSDEGVAPSVLTARLAELETNGILNRTPDPGDARRVVYTLTENGLALIPVLLEIANWSAGVDAETDAPPEWIEAVHRDKTAMTELITATVRAGGSIFVGSDSVVAALSASAQN; encoded by the coding sequence ATGAAGCGGACGAAGGGCAAATCTCACTGCCCCATCAATTTCGGACTCGAGGCGTTCGGAGATCCGTGGTCACTTCTGGTGATCCGCGATATTGTCTATTTCGGCAAACGCACCTTCACTGAGTTTTCGGACTCGGACGAAGGCGTTGCTCCGAGCGTGCTGACCGCACGGCTCGCCGAACTGGAGACGAACGGCATCCTGAACCGAACCCCGGATCCCGGCGACGCCAGGCGCGTCGTCTACACACTCACCGAGAACGGACTCGCCCTGATTCCGGTCCTGCTCGAGATCGCGAACTGGAGCGCCGGGGTCGACGCCGAGACCGACGCCCCACCGGAGTGGATTGAGGCGGTTCATCGCGACAAAACCGCCATGACGGAGCTGATCACCGCGACGGTGCGCGCCGGCGGCAGCATCTTCGTGGGCAGCGACAGCGTCGTTGCGGCATTGTCCGCGTCAGCTCAGAACTAG
- a CDS encoding SRPBCC family protein has translation MTREFPVPVDSAYAAWTTPELLMQWWGPLGFTCPVANLDVRVGGVSLVAMRAPAQFGGGDMFNTWTYTLVDPPNRLEFEMRFTDANGEAISPADVGIPAGVPDTVPHVVTFESVGEGGSRLSVTEYGYTVEEARDGSQAGLDQCLDKLATLLGDGSTAAVDTRR, from the coding sequence GTGACCCGGGAGTTTCCGGTGCCGGTGGACTCCGCCTACGCTGCCTGGACCACGCCCGAGCTGTTGATGCAGTGGTGGGGCCCGCTCGGTTTCACCTGTCCGGTCGCCAACCTGGATGTCCGAGTCGGCGGGGTCTCACTGGTTGCGATGCGCGCGCCGGCGCAGTTCGGCGGCGGAGACATGTTTAACACCTGGACCTACACGCTCGTCGACCCTCCGAATCGACTCGAGTTCGAGATGCGGTTTACTGACGCGAACGGCGAAGCGATCAGCCCGGCCGATGTCGGCATCCCTGCGGGGGTTCCTGACACGGTCCCGCATGTTGTGACGTTTGAGTCGGTGGGCGAAGGCGGCAGCCGGTTGAGCGTCACCGAGTACGGCTACACGGTCGAGGAGGCGCGCGATGGGTCGCAAGCCGGTCTGGATCAGTGCCTGGACAAGCTCGCGACGCTTCTCGGCGACGGCAGCACTGCGGCCGTAGATACGCGCCGCTGA
- the arsB gene encoding ACR3 family arsenite efflux transporter: MSLAPVKPATLGTTDRFLPVWILAAMALGLALAVFVPAFGDALHGFSVGSVSVPIAVGLLVMMYPVLAKVRYSDARAVAGDRKLLVSSLVMNWLVGPALMFALAWAFLPDLPEYRTGLIIVGLARCIAMVLIWNDLACGDREAAAFLVAVNSVFQVIAFSGLGWFYLQILPSWLGLATTSASFSLWAITLSVLVFLGIPLVAGYLSRRLGEATRGRTWYEGTFLPKVGPFALYGLLFTIVMLFALQGQQVIDRPLDVVRIALPLLVYFAVTFIVGFVLGKLIGLSYERTTTLAFTAAGNNFELAIAVAIGTFGATSGQALAGIVGPLIEVPVLVALVYVALWLRPRMFPAKDTLPIHPELPVADRV, encoded by the coding sequence ATGTCTCTTGCCCCGGTGAAGCCCGCAACTCTCGGAACAACTGACCGGTTCCTCCCGGTCTGGATCCTCGCCGCGATGGCGTTGGGACTGGCGCTCGCGGTTTTCGTCCCCGCATTCGGTGACGCCCTGCACGGCTTCTCCGTCGGATCGGTCAGTGTGCCGATCGCGGTCGGACTGCTGGTGATGATGTACCCGGTTCTCGCGAAGGTCCGGTACTCGGATGCGCGTGCGGTCGCCGGTGATCGGAAGTTGCTGGTCTCGTCGCTGGTGATGAACTGGCTGGTCGGGCCGGCTCTCATGTTCGCCCTTGCCTGGGCCTTTCTGCCCGATCTGCCGGAGTACCGCACCGGCCTGATCATCGTTGGGCTCGCGCGGTGTATCGCCATGGTGCTGATCTGGAACGATCTCGCATGTGGCGATCGAGAGGCCGCCGCCTTCCTCGTTGCCGTGAACTCGGTGTTCCAGGTCATCGCCTTCTCCGGGCTGGGCTGGTTCTACCTCCAGATTTTGCCGTCATGGCTCGGACTGGCGACAACGAGCGCGTCGTTCTCACTGTGGGCAATCACGCTGAGCGTCCTGGTCTTCCTCGGTATTCCGCTGGTCGCCGGATACCTGTCGCGGCGGCTCGGTGAGGCCACGCGCGGCCGCACCTGGTACGAGGGCACGTTCCTGCCGAAGGTGGGACCGTTCGCCCTGTATGGACTCCTCTTCACCATCGTGATGCTGTTCGCGCTGCAGGGGCAGCAGGTCATCGATCGGCCACTCGACGTGGTTCGAATTGCCCTGCCACTGCTGGTGTACTTCGCGGTCACATTCATCGTTGGCTTTGTCCTCGGCAAGCTCATCGGGCTGTCGTACGAACGCACAACGACGCTCGCGTTCACAGCGGCAGGCAACAACTTCGAACTTGCCATCGCCGTCGCGATCGGAACATTCGGCGCCACGAGCGGCCAGGCACTCGCCGGCATCGTTGGCCCGCTGATCGAAGTGCCCGTGCTCGTGGCCCTCGTCTACGTCGCGCTGTGGCTGCGCCCCCGCATGTTCCCCGCAAAAGACACACTCCCGATCCATCCCGAACTTCCGGTCGCGGACCGGGTTTGA
- a CDS encoding cation transporter → MTAQPTANRRAVLHRRVRWIVGFTIAYNMIEAGVAITAGAIASSAALIGFGLDSVIEVLSAAAVAWQFTRRDPERWEKPTVRVIAIAFFALAAYVITDSVLSLAGVQDVDHSPLGIAIATTSLLVMPALAWLERRTGRELGSASVVADSKQLLLCVYLSASVLLGLLLNTLFGWEWADAVAALVIAGFAIREGIEAWKGEVESPFDVLSDDDTEHATEPQR, encoded by the coding sequence ATGACAGCTCAGCCCACCGCCAACCGCCGGGCCGTCCTTCACCGGCGGGTGCGGTGGATCGTGGGGTTCACGATCGCGTACAACATGATCGAGGCGGGTGTCGCCATCACCGCCGGGGCCATCGCGTCCTCCGCCGCGCTCATCGGGTTCGGACTCGACTCGGTCATCGAGGTCCTCTCGGCGGCTGCCGTCGCGTGGCAGTTCACCCGCCGCGATCCTGAACGGTGGGAGAAGCCCACGGTCCGGGTGATCGCCATCGCCTTCTTCGCCCTGGCCGCGTACGTGATCACCGACTCGGTCCTCTCGCTCGCGGGCGTGCAGGACGTCGACCACAGCCCCCTCGGGATCGCCATTGCGACAACCAGCCTCCTGGTGATGCCCGCTCTCGCGTGGCTCGAACGCCGGACGGGCAGGGAGCTCGGATCCGCCAGCGTGGTCGCTGACTCCAAGCAACTCCTGCTCTGCGTCTACCTGTCGGCGAGCGTGCTACTGGGTCTCCTGCTCAATACCCTGTTCGGCTGGGAATGGGCGGATGCTGTCGCGGCACTCGTTATCGCCGGCTTCGCTATCCGGGAGGGAATCGAAGCATGGAAGGGCGAGGTCGAGTCGCCGTTCGATGTGCTTTCGGATGACGACACCGAGCACGCGACGGAACCTCAGCGCTGA
- a CDS encoding arsenate reductase ArsC, whose amino-acid sequence MSEKPSVLFVCVHNAGRSQMAAGYMQALSNGQVDVLSAGSEPKDQINPVAVEAMAEEGIDIANNIPKILTTDAVKDSDVVITMGCGDTCPIFPGKRYEDWELDDPAGQGIEAVRPIRDDIKARIEQLLKEILPAKA is encoded by the coding sequence ATGAGCGAGAAACCGTCAGTACTGTTCGTCTGCGTCCACAACGCGGGCCGGTCGCAGATGGCCGCCGGCTACATGCAAGCCCTGTCCAACGGGCAGGTCGACGTTCTGTCTGCCGGCTCGGAGCCGAAAGACCAGATCAACCCGGTCGCGGTCGAGGCGATGGCCGAGGAAGGCATCGACATCGCCAACAACATCCCCAAGATCCTGACAACGGATGCCGTCAAGGACTCCGACGTGGTGATCACGATGGGCTGCGGCGACACCTGCCCGATCTTCCCGGGCAAGCGCTACGAAGACTGGGAGCTCGACGACCCGGCTGGGCAGGGCATCGAGGCTGTCCGTCCGATCCGCGACGACATCAAAGCCCGGATCGAGCAGCTGCTGAAAGAGATCCTCCCGGCGAAGGCCTAG
- a CDS encoding ThuA domain-containing protein, whose protein sequence is MKSLKSILSTGTAIAATAVLSAGLVFAGTAAADSRGHGHGNGNGNKPTTADSIYLDEIKDYGVCRGTDAACYNEWGNGWKEGEPKRILIWSRTAGPRHAHLGTPLGPGLNPPLNADNVAQASLKAWAAERGIQADYTEDLASFSRLNSYQAVVFLGSNRDTLDDPAQTNLMQYVRGGGGFVGVHNAFGAEYHWEWYEGLLGGANFYDHAPNRPGTIETINKKDVSTNFMPRKWGFTDEWYNLVPYPSYVNVLLEVDPKTSLNGRATGHPGHGEQHAVSWCQYYDGGKSWLTTLGHDVAVWTDAPIAGDDLFKEHLMSGLESAMGIKPFCAV, encoded by the coding sequence ATGAAATCGCTGAAATCGATATTAAGCACGGGAACCGCCATCGCTGCCACAGCGGTGCTCAGCGCAGGTCTCGTGTTCGCGGGAACTGCTGCAGCCGACTCACGGGGACACGGACACGGAAACGGAAACGGCAACAAGCCGACCACCGCCGACTCGATCTATCTGGATGAGATCAAGGACTACGGTGTGTGCCGAGGCACAGACGCCGCCTGTTACAACGAGTGGGGCAATGGCTGGAAAGAGGGCGAACCGAAACGCATCCTGATCTGGAGCCGCACAGCCGGCCCTCGTCACGCGCACCTCGGAACGCCGCTCGGCCCAGGCCTGAACCCGCCGCTCAACGCAGACAATGTGGCCCAGGCCTCACTGAAAGCATGGGCAGCCGAACGCGGCATCCAGGCCGACTACACGGAAGACCTTGCGAGCTTCTCACGCCTGAACTCGTACCAGGCCGTCGTGTTCCTCGGCTCCAACCGCGATACCCTCGATGACCCCGCCCAGACCAACCTGATGCAGTACGTGCGCGGTGGCGGTGGCTTCGTCGGGGTTCACAACGCGTTCGGTGCTGAATACCACTGGGAGTGGTACGAGGGGCTGCTGGGCGGAGCGAACTTCTACGACCACGCCCCGAACCGCCCAGGCACGATCGAAACGATCAACAAGAAGGACGTTTCGACCAACTTCATGCCGCGCAAGTGGGGGTTCACCGACGAGTGGTACAACCTCGTTCCGTACCCGAGCTACGTGAACGTCCTGCTTGAGGTCGATCCGAAGACGAGCCTCAACGGTCGGGCGACCGGACACCCGGGTCACGGTGAGCAGCACGCCGTCAGCTGGTGCCAGTACTACGACGGCGGGAAGTCCTGGCTGACGACGCTCGGACACGACGTGGCCGTGTGGACGGATGCCCCGATCGCCGGCGATGACCTGTTCAAGGAACACCTGATGTCCGGCCTCGAGAGCGCGATGGGCATCAAGCCGTTCTGCGCGGTCTGA
- a CDS encoding potassium channel family protein, whose product MANFHLFRGADPTRIAEADSVAVIGLGRFGSALALELMANGTEVLGIDADEDTVQGLNGLLTHVVRADTTKEEALRQLAIPEFDRVVVAIGSDIEASILTTSLLLRFNIPQIWAKAVSDPHGAILEQLGVKRVIYPEKDMGRRVAHLVRGAMQDYLDVGDNFALVKTQPPSIVVGIPLRDTNIRARYGITISAYKHGDQPWTYTTMDTVLASGDTVLVAGQTEHAEAFSQLRRPPYLNRGFRRPAPSRCAHSGVVSTPAR is encoded by the coding sequence TTGGCTAATTTCCACCTGTTCCGCGGAGCCGACCCCACACGGATCGCGGAAGCTGATTCCGTCGCTGTGATCGGGCTGGGCCGCTTCGGCAGCGCTCTGGCGCTTGAGCTCATGGCCAACGGCACCGAGGTTCTCGGCATCGACGCCGACGAAGACACAGTTCAGGGCCTCAACGGCCTGCTCACCCACGTCGTTCGGGCCGACACCACCAAGGAGGAGGCGCTCCGGCAGCTCGCGATTCCGGAGTTCGACCGGGTTGTGGTCGCGATCGGCAGTGACATCGAGGCCAGCATCCTCACCACATCGCTCCTCCTGCGGTTCAACATCCCGCAGATCTGGGCGAAGGCGGTCAGCGATCCGCACGGCGCGATCCTGGAACAGCTCGGCGTCAAACGGGTCATCTACCCGGAGAAGGACATGGGCCGCCGCGTTGCGCACCTCGTGCGAGGGGCGATGCAGGACTACCTCGACGTCGGCGACAACTTCGCGCTGGTGAAGACCCAGCCGCCCTCGATCGTGGTCGGAATACCGCTGAGAGACACGAACATTCGTGCCCGCTACGGCATCACCATCAGCGCCTACAAGCACGGTGATCAGCCGTGGACGTATACGACGATGGATACGGTGCTGGCGAGCGGAGACACGGTGCTCGTCGCCGGACAGACAGAGCACGCGGAGGCGTTCAGCCAGCTCCGCCGACCGCCGTATCTCAATCGCGGGTTTCGGCGACCCGCGCCTTCGAGGTGCGCTCACAGCGGTGTCGTGTCGACACCCGCGCGTTGA
- a CDS encoding IclR family transcriptional regulator, whose protein sequence is MTDGAGRGDELFGVLDRMTVIFDAFDDGRGLGLSELASRAGLPKSTVSRIVSGLVRQRYLERDGKLIYLGLRLFELGQMAEVPRELRAAALPVMADLRTVTGETVHLAVPEGDRMVCIAIMRGRGSPADVSCIGASVPVRSSAWGAATLAPAAGVATRVDEPDPGFTWVAGAICPVGSGAIAALSLCGPSAGFDVDHAAARIDEAARAVERRLALRAHPTP, encoded by the coding sequence ATGACCGATGGAGCGGGCCGCGGGGATGAACTCTTCGGCGTGCTCGATCGGATGACGGTCATCTTCGACGCGTTCGACGACGGGCGTGGCCTCGGCCTCTCCGAACTTGCATCGCGTGCCGGCCTCCCCAAGTCCACGGTGTCCCGGATTGTTTCCGGGCTCGTCCGGCAGCGGTATCTGGAGCGAGACGGCAAACTCATCTACCTTGGTCTTCGCCTGTTCGAACTGGGACAGATGGCTGAGGTCCCGCGGGAGCTGAGGGCTGCGGCCCTCCCGGTCATGGCAGACCTGCGGACCGTCACGGGGGAGACCGTCCACCTGGCTGTTCCTGAGGGGGACCGGATGGTCTGCATCGCGATAATGCGGGGCAGGGGATCCCCAGCGGATGTTTCGTGCATCGGCGCGAGTGTGCCGGTGCGGTCCAGCGCGTGGGGCGCAGCAACCCTCGCGCCTGCCGCTGGGGTCGCGACCAGGGTTGACGAACCGGACCCCGGGTTCACCTGGGTGGCCGGCGCCATCTGCCCGGTTGGTAGCGGCGCGATCGCTGCCCTCTCCCTGTGCGGGCCATCGGCCGGATTCGACGTCGATCACGCCGCGGCCCGGATCGATGAGGCCGCTCGGGCCGTCGAACGCCGCCTTGCACTTCGGGCACACCCGACGCCGTAA
- a CDS encoding ArsR/SmtB family transcription factor → MTLTESLPITDLNACCTPITREPMDADSAEKLARSLKALADPARLRLLSIVASHEDAEACVCDLTEPLGLSQPTVSHHLKVLVDAGYLHREKRGTWAYYSLTPNSLASVSGLISEL, encoded by the coding sequence ATGACGCTTACCGAGTCGCTGCCGATCACCGACCTCAACGCGTGCTGCACTCCGATCACGCGCGAGCCCATGGATGCAGACAGTGCCGAGAAGCTTGCCCGTTCACTGAAAGCGCTGGCCGACCCGGCGAGGCTGCGGTTGCTGTCGATCGTGGCGTCGCACGAGGACGCCGAAGCGTGCGTCTGCGATCTGACGGAACCACTTGGCCTGAGCCAGCCCACCGTCTCCCACCACCTCAAAGTGCTCGTCGACGCCGGCTATCTCCACCGAGAGAAGCGCGGAACCTGGGCCTACTACAGCCTGACGCCCAACTCACTCGCGTCGGTATCCGGCCTCATCAGCGAACTGTGA
- a CDS encoding IclR family transcriptional regulator encodes MRSGRWDEPVSVLDRIIAILEAVRESEGSTSITRIAVATGTPKSTVSRLVRDLVRQRYLARTDDGVVIGLRLFELGARASGPRRLSLAAVPVLAELFNATGEHLNVAVQDGRDMVSVISVQGRLRPAPSRAGVRVPSATTALGKAVLAFSNDESELGHIWMGLDRSARAAWERELACVRTSSVAIDRCGTFPGVVGVASPVLSPQRQPVAAISVAGPVADMDPQRMAPLVRHAARLLSQRLAL; translated from the coding sequence ATGCGCAGCGGGCGATGGGACGAGCCGGTATCGGTGCTCGACCGGATCATCGCCATTCTCGAGGCCGTCCGAGAGTCAGAAGGGTCGACGTCGATTACCCGAATCGCCGTCGCCACTGGCACTCCGAAGTCCACAGTGTCCCGCCTGGTTCGGGATCTGGTTCGGCAGCGGTACCTGGCCAGGACCGACGACGGGGTGGTCATCGGTCTCAGGCTCTTCGAGCTCGGTGCGCGCGCGAGCGGCCCTCGCCGGCTGAGCCTGGCCGCTGTTCCGGTGTTGGCTGAACTGTTCAACGCGACGGGTGAGCACCTGAACGTCGCGGTGCAGGACGGGCGCGATATGGTGTCGGTGATCTCTGTACAGGGACGCCTGCGACCGGCACCATCGCGCGCCGGGGTTCGGGTGCCGTCGGCAACGACCGCCCTGGGCAAGGCGGTGCTGGCGTTCTCGAACGATGAGTCCGAGCTTGGCCACATCTGGATGGGACTCGATCGCAGCGCGCGGGCTGCCTGGGAGCGGGAACTCGCCTGTGTGCGCACGAGTTCCGTCGCGATCGACCGCTGCGGGACGTTCCCTGGAGTGGTCGGCGTCGCGAGTCCGGTCCTCTCTCCTCAGCGCCAGCCGGTGGCCGCCATCTCGGTGGCGGGACCTGTGGCCGACATGGATCCCCAGCGGATGGCCCCGCTCGTCAGGCACGCCGCACGCCTCCTCTCGCAGCGGCTCGCCCTATAG
- a CDS encoding PQQ-binding-like beta-propeller repeat protein, whose translation MRKHLSRRLGALGLGALVVVTVAVSPAYGANPAAPVPPAGLTGLEPTGADMPTVGGNLGNQHYSGLTKINKRNIDKVGPAWRTHVSGVAPASDDVGQQTTPIVVGGIIYLDTPSGGVIAVDGKSGASVWKWEPTAYGTADTRRGVSSGDGKIFTMAADDRVVALDQATGQEAWVVQPAGPNGESLGNFDRVATVYHNGIVYAHAANGDRAAVVGLDATDGSYLWHFFGGPDRGTVYTDVNGNSVDAGATWGPVTPGGVDCPLVGGSTPWIHGSVDPELNMYYMTFGNARSCNSSQDGSQRPGDNLFSSTMVAVDATSGAYKWHYQSIRHDVWDMDNVHPPTLANVKYSGVERKVLFYGSKSGHQFVLDRTNGKPVLPVTEKPMITDSRQNHAETQPFPESRLLPDCLVWEKLDPENIPGDPWRAVPNYNGYQPDEDGNLVFNPDSYVAADEPFLTYPEGYPSDHREGCMYDPQWDLPILSTTSQNGGGDWSNNAYSHKTNLVYFPYGTNPVAHWNGAAANGQRAMGQYQTGGILAYDASTGKVRWQNHLGTDMSHGQGPLATASDLLFAGQIDGRLLAMDSSSGDVLWDFQTGSGIASAPITYEVGGEQYVAVFAAGSTNPYGASVTQGDSLWAFKIGGKYTTESGSQEGPNTAPLSIRRPVNGNAVEGSTVDNTVLLARTSRTDDTAAARDSVSQNAMQPTRLRVPVGTTVTFKNPGAETFPNFPNLKPHCATQFFEGEFNAKLAPGETYQHTFDRAGQYYFNDCTDPRPTGMIEVYLTPQDTPGAASFIPSTLNLGARSGMFTDVDGKVGAYFKLPAGHRYESGAVLLTPLSSTPVTAAKVTDFRNHLFIQFNKADLDNNVPEGKVPLTLVVNVLHKGVQKQITSTVTVRIVK comes from the coding sequence ATGCGTAAACATCTGTCCAGGAGGCTGGGAGCACTCGGCCTCGGAGCGCTGGTGGTGGTGACAGTCGCCGTCTCACCGGCCTACGGGGCCAACCCGGCTGCACCGGTGCCACCGGCGGGGCTCACGGGCCTCGAACCCACCGGCGCGGATATGCCGACCGTGGGAGGCAACCTCGGAAACCAGCACTACTCCGGGCTCACCAAGATCAACAAGCGGAACATTGACAAGGTGGGACCCGCCTGGCGTACCCACGTCTCGGGCGTAGCGCCGGCATCCGACGATGTCGGCCAGCAGACCACGCCGATCGTCGTCGGCGGCATCATCTACCTCGACACCCCCAGCGGCGGTGTGATTGCCGTCGACGGGAAATCCGGCGCGTCCGTGTGGAAGTGGGAACCGACCGCCTACGGCACCGCAGACACCCGACGCGGGGTCTCCTCCGGTGACGGCAAGATCTTCACCATGGCGGCCGACGACCGCGTCGTCGCCCTCGACCAGGCCACAGGCCAGGAGGCCTGGGTCGTGCAGCCTGCCGGCCCGAACGGTGAATCGCTGGGCAACTTCGACCGTGTTGCCACGGTCTATCACAACGGCATCGTCTATGCCCACGCGGCGAACGGCGACCGCGCCGCGGTCGTCGGACTCGACGCGACCGACGGCAGCTACCTCTGGCACTTCTTCGGCGGGCCAGACCGCGGCACCGTGTACACGGACGTGAACGGAAACTCCGTCGACGCCGGTGCAACGTGGGGGCCCGTCACGCCCGGCGGTGTTGACTGCCCGCTCGTTGGCGGGTCAACACCATGGATTCATGGCTCCGTCGACCCCGAACTGAACATGTACTACATGACGTTCGGCAACGCGCGGAGCTGTAACTCCTCGCAGGATGGCTCCCAGCGTCCAGGCGACAACCTGTTCTCCAGCACGATGGTTGCCGTCGACGCAACGTCTGGCGCATACAAGTGGCACTACCAGTCCATCCGGCACGATGTCTGGGACATGGACAACGTGCACCCGCCGACACTGGCCAACGTGAAGTACAGCGGCGTTGAGCGCAAGGTCCTGTTCTATGGCAGCAAGTCCGGACACCAGTTCGTGCTCGACCGCACGAACGGCAAGCCTGTCCTCCCCGTGACCGAGAAGCCGATGATCACCGACTCGCGTCAGAACCACGCCGAGACCCAGCCGTTCCCCGAGAGCCGCCTGCTCCCTGACTGCCTGGTCTGGGAGAAGCTCGACCCGGAGAACATCCCGGGTGACCCCTGGCGGGCTGTCCCGAACTACAACGGTTACCAGCCCGACGAGGACGGCAACCTCGTCTTCAACCCGGACAGCTATGTCGCCGCCGACGAGCCCTTCCTGACCTATCCGGAGGGATACCCGTCGGATCACCGCGAGGGCTGCATGTACGACCCGCAGTGGGATCTGCCGATCCTGTCCACCACAAGCCAGAACGGCGGCGGTGACTGGTCGAACAACGCGTACAGCCACAAAACCAATCTCGTGTACTTCCCGTACGGCACCAACCCGGTCGCGCACTGGAACGGCGCCGCCGCAAACGGCCAGCGTGCAATGGGCCAGTACCAGACCGGCGGCATCCTCGCCTACGACGCGTCGACAGGGAAGGTTCGCTGGCAGAACCACCTCGGCACAGACATGTCCCACGGCCAGGGTCCGCTGGCAACAGCATCCGACCTGCTCTTCGCGGGGCAGATCGACGGTCGGCTGCTGGCCATGGACTCCTCAAGCGGAGATGTCCTCTGGGACTTCCAGACCGGTTCGGGCATCGCGTCCGCACCGATCACCTACGAGGTCGGCGGCGAGCAGTACGTCGCTGTCTTCGCGGCGGGATCGACCAACCCCTACGGCGCGTCGGTCACACAGGGCGACTCACTGTGGGCGTTCAAGATCGGCGGCAAGTACACCACCGAGTCCGGCAGCCAGGAAGGTCCGAACACGGCACCGTTGTCGATCCGTCGTCCGGTAAACGGAAACGCGGTCGAGGGCTCAACAGTGGACAACACTGTTCTCCTTGCCCGCACCAGCCGCACCGATGACACCGCAGCCGCCAGGGACAGCGTGTCGCAGAATGCCATGCAGCCCACCCGGCTGCGAGTGCCCGTCGGCACTACGGTCACCTTCAAGAACCCGGGGGCAGAGACGTTCCCGAACTTCCCGAACCTGAAGCCGCACTGCGCGACGCAGTTCTTCGAGGGAGAGTTCAACGCCAAGCTGGCACCGGGTGAAACCTACCAGCACACGTTCGACCGAGCCGGTCAGTATTACTTCAACGACTGCACCGACCCAAGGCCGACCGGAATGATCGAGGTGTATCTCACTCCTCAGGACACACCGGGTGCCGCCTCCTTCATACCGAGCACTCTCAATCTCGGTGCGAGGAGCGGGATGTTCACGGATGTCGATGGCAAGGTCGGTGCATACTTCAAGTTGCCCGCCGGCCACAGGTACGAAAGCGGGGCCGTTCTTCTCACTCCGCTGTCGTCGACACCGGTGACGGCCGCGAAGGTCACCGACTTCAGGAACCACCTGTTCATACAGTTCAATAAGGCGGATCTTGATAACAACGTGCCTGAGGGCAAGGTGCCACTGACGCTCGTGGTCAATGTTCTCCATAAGGGGGTGCAGAAGCAGATCACGTCGACGGTGACGGTGAGGATCGTCAAGTAA